A single genomic interval of Spirosoma taeanense harbors:
- the atpE gene encoding ATP synthase F0 subunit C, whose product MFAMLFALLLEATGSVAVMGAAVGAGLAAIGAGLGIGRIGGSAMEGIARQPEAAGRIQTAMLIIAALIEAVALFAAVICLLVATA is encoded by the coding sequence ATGTTCGCAATGTTGTTTGCTCTGCTGTTGGAGGCTACCGGTAGCGTCGCTGTTATGGGTGCTGCTGTTGGTGCTGGTCTGGCCGCTATCGGTGCAGGTCTGGGTATTGGTCGGATTGGTGGCAGTGCTATGGAAGGTATTGCTCGTCAGCCAGAAGCGGCTGGTCGTATCCAAACCGCCATGCTGATTATCGCGGCTCTGATCGAGGCCGTGGCTCTGTTCGCAGCTGTTATTTGTCTGCTGGTTGCTACGGCCTAA
- the atpF gene encoding F0F1 ATP synthase subunit B, whose protein sequence is MDLLTPDLGLLFWQVVVFLGLFLILRAFAWKPITESLHERENNIQSALDLAEKTRLEMTALKADNEKLLAQARSEREAILRGAKETADKMIADSRDKAAAEGQRILEQAREAMQNERLTLVAQMKKEVVTLSLDIAEKVLRKELSDKAAQEKLVNDLVTQSRLN, encoded by the coding sequence ATGGATTTGCTTACTCCCGATCTTGGTCTGTTGTTCTGGCAGGTAGTAGTGTTCCTCGGCCTGTTTTTAATTCTGCGCGCTTTTGCCTGGAAACCCATTACAGAAAGCCTTCATGAGCGTGAAAACAACATTCAGAGTGCTCTCGATCTGGCCGAAAAGACCCGTCTTGAAATGACCGCGCTGAAGGCCGACAATGAAAAGTTGCTGGCACAGGCTCGTTCGGAGCGCGAAGCGATTCTGCGGGGCGCGAAAGAAACGGCTGACAAAATGATCGCCGATTCGCGCGACAAAGCAGCCGCCGAAGGGCAACGCATACTAGAGCAGGCCCGCGAAGCCATGCAGAACGAGCGTCTGACGCTGGTGGCGCAAATGAAGAAGGAAGTGGTAACGCTTTCGCTCGACATTGCTGAGAAAGTGCTCCGCAAAGAACTGAGCGACAAAGCCGCTCAGGAAAAGCTGGTCAACGATCTGGTAACTCAATCACGCTTAAACTAA
- the atpH gene encoding ATP synthase F1 subunit delta: protein MAVATVAARYAKSLLDLAKEQGITETMYTDMKFFRQTLIQNRQLALILKNPIVRAEKKNAILKAAFSNRLNPVTMSFFQIIAKKNREAIMDAIADEFINQYDRLKGVERATVITTVPLTEPLREKFKAMVIQTTGGKLVELEEKIDQKLIGGYVLRVGDRQIDGSIRNQLNELRLQFLN from the coding sequence ATGGCAGTTGCTACTGTAGCAGCTCGATACGCCAAATCGCTGCTGGATTTGGCTAAAGAGCAGGGTATTACCGAGACGATGTATACCGACATGAAGTTCTTCCGGCAGACGCTGATTCAGAACCGGCAGCTGGCTCTAATTTTGAAGAACCCCATCGTTCGGGCAGAAAAAAAGAATGCTATCCTGAAAGCGGCATTCAGCAACCGGTTAAACCCGGTTACAATGTCGTTTTTTCAGATCATCGCAAAGAAAAACCGCGAAGCGATCATGGACGCGATTGCCGACGAATTTATTAATCAGTATGATCGGCTGAAGGGGGTTGAGCGGGCAACGGTTATTACAACAGTTCCGCTGACTGAACCTCTGCGCGAGAAATTTAAAGCCATGGTTATACAAACAACCGGCGGCAAACTGGTTGAACTGGAAGAGAAAATTGATCAGAAACTCATTGGCGGTTATGTTCTCCGCGTGGGCGATCGTCAGATTGACGGTTCAATTCGCAATCAACTGAACGAATTACGGCTGCAATTCCTGAATTAA
- a CDS encoding serine hydrolase gives MQAQPSTDARLERKLRVALANFQGDAGVYVHHLRTGKTVAINADTLFPTASTIKIPIQCGLFDKIQKGELTYGQELVYHDSLHYDDGIVGSLRNGAKIPLSEVVMLMESVSDNTGSLWCQALAGGGEAINQWLETNGFHQTRVNSRTPGREAARSRYGWGQTTPRELAGLMTYIRQGRAVSPAASEEMYRNLGRQYWDNDGLSQIPPEIKTATKNGAVNQSRSEVVFVHAPHGEYVYCVMTKNQKDIRWERDNEGSALLRNVSALLWQYFEPKSTWKPAEGYEKWY, from the coding sequence ATGCAGGCTCAACCTTCCACCGACGCCCGGCTCGAACGTAAGCTGCGCGTCGCCTTAGCCAATTTTCAGGGCGATGCGGGCGTTTACGTTCACCACCTGCGGACTGGCAAAACGGTCGCCATCAATGCTGATACGCTTTTCCCGACGGCAAGTACCATCAAGATCCCAATCCAGTGTGGTTTGTTTGACAAAATTCAGAAAGGTGAGTTGACCTACGGGCAGGAACTGGTTTACCATGATTCACTGCACTACGACGACGGAATTGTTGGTTCATTACGTAACGGCGCTAAAATTCCCCTCAGCGAGGTCGTTATGTTAATGGAGTCCGTCAGTGATAACACGGGTAGTTTATGGTGTCAGGCACTGGCTGGCGGTGGCGAAGCAATCAATCAATGGCTCGAAACGAATGGATTCCATCAGACGCGCGTTAACTCGCGCACACCGGGTCGTGAAGCAGCGCGCAGCCGCTATGGTTGGGGGCAGACAACGCCCCGCGAACTGGCAGGCCTGATGACCTATATCCGCCAGGGTCGGGCCGTTAGTCCTGCTGCGAGCGAAGAAATGTACCGCAACCTGGGGCGTCAGTATTGGGATAATGATGGTTTGTCACAGATTCCGCCGGAAATAAAGACGGCAACGAAAAACGGAGCCGTAAACCAGTCTCGTTCTGAGGTTGTTTTTGTCCACGCTCCTCACGGCGAGTACGTATACTGCGTCATGACAAAAAACCAGAAAGACATCCGCTGGGAACGGGACAACGAAGGGTCAGCGCTGCTGCGTAACGTATCGGCACTTCTGTGGCAATATTTCGAGCCGAAATCAACCTGGAAACCGGCCGAGGGCTATGAGAAGTGGTACTAA
- a CDS encoding GNAT family N-acetyltransferase has translation MENAYFTLPASVFIRPAAQQDLTIIYGFLCELEEMLLDFSRFREVYTHNLTNPMIHYLVAERNGEVVGFVSCHGQYLLHHTGKVGEIQELFVKPAHRNQQVGHQLLAALEALAVQEGFVNLEVTTNQKRLDTIRFYEREAFNRTHFKLVKPIQP, from the coding sequence ATGGAGAACGCCTATTTTACCCTACCCGCTTCTGTCTTTATCCGACCAGCGGCCCAACAGGATCTGACCATTATATACGGTTTCCTGTGTGAACTGGAAGAAATGCTTCTTGACTTCAGCCGGTTTCGGGAGGTGTACACGCATAATCTGACAAACCCGATGATTCATTATTTAGTAGCTGAGCGGAATGGCGAGGTGGTCGGTTTCGTAAGTTGTCATGGCCAGTATTTGCTCCATCATACCGGCAAGGTGGGTGAAATTCAGGAGCTGTTTGTGAAACCAGCCCATCGCAATCAGCAGGTTGGCCACCAGCTTCTGGCCGCACTGGAGGCTCTGGCCGTTCAGGAGGGGTTTGTTAATCTGGAAGTAACCACGAACCAGAAACGTCTCGATACTATCCGGTTCTACGAGCGGGAAGCTTTTAACCGCACTCATTTTAAACTGGTTAAACCAATCCAACCCTAA